From a region of the Lactuca sativa cultivar Salinas chromosome 4, Lsat_Salinas_v11, whole genome shotgun sequence genome:
- the LOC111909883 gene encoding uncharacterized mitochondrial protein AtMg00810-like produces the protein MAEKFEMSMMGELTFFLGLQIKELTDGFFVYQAKYIANMLKKFKFTNCKPDKTAMSSLAPISTDPNAANINATLYRGMIGSLLYLTASLPDIMFHRLNLGLWYPRDSEFKLIGYTDFDHSECGIDYKCTLEGAQMIRDKLVSWSSKKQSSLSCSTTEAEYVADGRCCAKILWIQNQLLDYGLNF, from the exons ATGGCTGAGaagtttgagatgagcatgatgggtgaACTAACTTTCTTTTTAGGTCTGCAAATTAAAGAACTAACTGATGGATTTTTTGTTTATCAAGCTAAATACATTGCAAATATGCTAAAGAAGTTCAAATTCACTAATTGCAAGCCGGACAAGACTGCAATGTCCTCATTAGCGCCTATTAGCACTGATCCAAATGCTGCTAATATAAATGCAACTCtctatcgaggaatgattggctCTCTGCTCTATCTTACTGCTAGTCTCCCTGATATTATGTTT catagactaaatCTTGGGTTATGGTATCCTCGTGATTCTGAGTTCAAGCTGATAGGATACACTGACTTCGATCATAGTGAATGTGGCATTGATTACAAATGTACTTTAGAAGGAGCTCAAATGATTAGAGATAAACTGGTAAGttggtctagcaagaagcaatCATCATTGTCTTGTTCTACCACTGAAGCTGAATACGTAGCTGATGGAAGGTGTTGTGCTAAGATTTTATGGATTCAGAATCAGCTCTTAGATTATGGCCTAAACTTCTAA